From the genome of Danio rerio strain Tuebingen ecotype United States chromosome 2, GRCz12tu, whole genome shotgun sequence, one region includes:
- the lpin2 gene encoding phosphatidate phosphatase LPIN2 isoform X1, producing MKRLHSRTEAETTGTEEDNSEQDESSSLRASWSWSDTMNYVGQLAGQVLVTMKELYKGINQATLSGCIDVVVVRQKDGTYQCSPFHVRFGKLGVLRSKEKVIDIEINGEPVDLHMKLGDNGEAFFVQETEEQNEIVPAHLATSPIPTESHLFWIGGDHRSSQNLDDDPLDPEDPPDRPVASTGGAKKKKKRRKKHKGDPRREEFTPPAVISSTPSTDEIFEMDLSSDEDAISNTRSSSVSTVKESEPKLPTIRHSLDSYPYSDGDWSPSDSHAMSEAFSPKSDSELVVRPSESLLKMESHMQWTWGEFPESTRVSKKEKIELPKTVTITPSENTHFRVILSSEAMETDEREPTSGTPSCTIVKPEPRTPVTPKTPTESELETMPCEVLTSTPSDILTAAPTSPAAVSAAPLGGDIGDVGSKTDSPSKKKGVPKRSQHQGPEDIYLDDLNVLEPDVAARYFPKSDSDAGSKHWMDSGMHSGSQSPQSVGSAAADSGTECLSDSASDLPDVTLSLCGGLSENGEISKEKFMEHIITYNEFAENPAIIDNQNLVVKIGNRYYNWTLAAPLILSLQAFQKNLPKATEEAWVKERMPKKSGRWWFWRKRADSTIKQSESTGKLEAKQSQLEEGSSSLSMESHARKVDTRDSSSDEEGKEVSAAASSMERKIQSEPHGHTSTHSYRKSLRLSSSQIASLKLKEGPNDVMFSITTQYQGTCRCEGTIYLWNWDDKVIISDIDGTITKSDVFGQILPQFGKDWTHQGIAKLYHSVAENGYKFLYCSARAIGMADMTRGYLQWVNDGGIILPRGPLMLSPSSLFSAFHREVIEKKPEIFKIECLTDIKNLFLPNKHPFYAAFGNRTNDVFAYKEVGVPVCRIFTVNPKGELIQEQTKGNKSSYSRLSELVDHVFPLLSKEQSSAFSFPEFSTFCFWRQPIPEIRPEDLLL from the exons ATGAAGAGACTCCATTCTAGAACAGAAGCAGAAACCACTGGCACTGAGGAGGACAACAGTGAACAAGATGAGTCCTCATCCCTTAGGGCGTCATGGTCCTGG TCGGACACCATGAATTACGTGGGGCAGTTGGCTGGTCAGGTGCTGGTGACCATGAAGGAGCTGTATAAGGGTATTAACCAGGCCACACTCTCCGGCTGCATTGATGTAGTAGTGGTCCGCCAGAAAGATGGAACCTACCAGTGCTCTCCTTTCCATGTGCGCTTTGGCAAACTGGGTGTGCTGCGTTCCAAAGAAAAAGTG ATTGACATAGAGATCAACGGGGAGCCTGTGGATCTCCACATGAAGCTGGGAGATAATGGAGAAGCTTTCTTTGTACAGGAAACCGAGGAGCAGAAT GAGATTGTACCAGCACACCTGGCCACCTCCCCCATTCCCACAGAGAGTCACTTATTTTGGATCGGAGGCGATCATAGGTCAAGTCAAAACCTGGACGATGACCCACTTGATCCAGAGGACCCTCCTGATCGACCAGTTGCCAGCACAGGGGGagccaagaagaagaagaaacggaGAAAGAAGCATAAAGGTGATCCCCGGCGAGAGGAGTTCACCCCCCCTGCCGTTATCAGCTCTACCCCTTCCACAGATGAAATATTTGAGATGGACCTGAGTTCTGATGAAGACGCTATTTCCAACACTAG ATCATCTTCAGTCAGTACAGTTAAAGAAAGTGAACCCAAATTACCAACAATTCGACATTCTTTGGACAGCTACCCTTACTCTGACGGAGACTGGTCTCCATCAGATAG TCATGCTATGTCAGAGGCCTTTTCTCCCAAGAGTGACTCTGAACTGGTTGTTCGGCCCTCAGAGAGCCTTCTCAAAATGGAGTCACACATGCAATGGACATGGGGAGAGTTTCCAGAATCTACAAGG GTTTCTAAAAAAGAAAAGATAGAGCTGCCGAAGACCGTGACCATAACGCCTTCAGAAAACACTCACTTCAGGGTCATCCTCAGCTCAGAGGCCATGGAGACGGATGAAAGAGAACCTACATCAGGCACTCCAAGTTGCACCATAGTCAAGCCTGAACCCCGCACTCCTGTGACCCCTAAAACTCCCACTGAGTCTGAGTTGGAGACGATGCCTTGTGAAGTGCTGACCTCCACTCCTTCAGACATTCTCACTGCTGCTCCCACTTCTCCAGCCGctgtctctgctgctcctttgGGTGGGGACATTGGAGATGTTGGTTCCAAAACTGACTCTCCTTCCAAGAAGAAAG GTGTCCCAAAAAGGAGTCAGCACCAGGGCCCAGAGGACATCTACCTGGACGACCTGAATGTGCTGGAGCCTGATGTTGCTGCTCGCTATTTTCCTAAGag TGATTCAGATGCTGGTTCCAAGCACTGGATGGATTCTGGGATGCACTCTGGCTCTCAGTCACCACAGTCTGTGGGCAGTGCTGCGGCTGACAGTGGCACCGAGTGCCTGTCTGACTCTGCCAGTGATCTCCCTGACGTCACCCTGTCTCTGTGTGGAGGACTCAGCGAGAATGGAGAGATTTCCAAAG AAAAATTTATGGAGCATATCATCACATATAATGAATTTGCAGAAAATCCAGCCATCATAGACAATCAAAATTTAGTTGTTAAAATAGGAAACAG GTATTATAATTGGACACTGGCCGCCCCTTTAATCTTAAGCTTGCAAGCATTTCAGAAGAATTTACCCAAG GCAACTGAGGAAGCTTGGGTGAAAGAGAGGATGCCAAAGAAATCAGGGCGCTGGTGGTTCTGGAGAAAGAGAGCAGACAGCACTATTAAACAG TCAGAAAGCACTGGAAAGCTGGAAGCAAAGCAGTCCCAACTGGAGGAAGGGAGCTCTTCTTTGTCCATGGAAAGTCATGCCCGCAA AGTGGACACCAGGGACTCATCCAGTGATGAGGAAGGGAAGGAGGTGAGCGCTGCTGCATCATCAATGGAGCGCAAGATCCAGTCTGAGCCCCACGGccacacatccacacactcttacCGAAAATCCCTCCGCCTCTCCTCCAGCCAGATT GCTAGTTTGAAGCTGAAGGAAGGACCCAATGATGTGATGTTCAGCATCACAACACAATACCAGGGCACATGCCGCTGTGAAGGCACCATCTACCTGTGGAACTGGGATGACAAAGTCATCATCTCTGACATCGATGGAACCATCACCAA ATCAGATGTGTTCGGCCAGATTTTGCCGCAGTTTGGAAAGGACTGGACCCATCAAGGCATTGCTAAACTGTACCACTCGGTGGCTGA GAATGGATATAAGTTTCTGTATTGCTCAGCAAGGGCAATTGGCATGGCAGATATGACACGAGGGTATCTGCAGTGGGTAAATGACGGAGGTATAATCCTGCCACGTGGACCACTCATGCTCTCTCCCAGCAGCCTTTTCTCAGCATTTCACAG GGAGGTGATTGAAAAGAAGCCAGAAATCTTCAAAATCGAATGCCTTACTGATATCAagaaccttttcctgcccaacaAACATCCTTTTTATGCCGCATTTGGGAACCGAACAAAT GACGTCTTTGCCTATAAGGAGGTTGGAGTGCCAGTTTGCAGAATCTTTACGGTTAACCCCAAAGGAGAGCTCATACAGGAGCAAACCAAGGGCAACAAGTCCTC GTACAGCAGATTGAGTGAGCTGGTGGATCATGTCTTTCCTTTGCTGAGTAAAGAGCAAAGTTCTGCTTTCAGTTTCCCGGAATTCAGTACCTTCTGTTTCTGGCGTCAGCCAATCCCGGAGATCCGTCCAGAGGACCTACTTTTATAG
- the lpin2 gene encoding phosphatidate phosphatase LPIN2 isoform X2 — translation MNYVGQLAGQVLVTMKELYKGINQATLSGCIDVVVVRQKDGTYQCSPFHVRFGKLGVLRSKEKVIDIEINGEPVDLHMKLGDNGEAFFVQETEEQNEIVPAHLATSPIPTESHLFWIGGDHRSSQNLDDDPLDPEDPPDRPVASTGGAKKKKKRRKKHKGDPRREEFTPPAVISSTPSTDEIFEMDLSSDEDAISNTRSSSVSTVKESEPKLPTIRHSLDSYPYSDGDWSPSDSHAMSEAFSPKSDSELVVRPSESLLKMESHMQWTWGEFPESTRVSKKEKIELPKTVTITPSENTHFRVILSSEAMETDEREPTSGTPSCTIVKPEPRTPVTPKTPTESELETMPCEVLTSTPSDILTAAPTSPAAVSAAPLGGDIGDVGSKTDSPSKKKGVPKRSQHQGPEDIYLDDLNVLEPDVAARYFPKSDSDAGSKHWMDSGMHSGSQSPQSVGSAAADSGTECLSDSASDLPDVTLSLCGGLSENGEISKEKFMEHIITYNEFAENPAIIDNQNLVVKIGNRYYNWTLAAPLILSLQAFQKNLPKATEEAWVKERMPKKSGRWWFWRKRADSTIKQSESTGKLEAKQSQLEEGSSSLSMESHARKVDTRDSSSDEEGKEVSAAASSMERKIQSEPHGHTSTHSYRKSLRLSSSQIASLKLKEGPNDVMFSITTQYQGTCRCEGTIYLWNWDDKVIISDIDGTITKSDVFGQILPQFGKDWTHQGIAKLYHSVAENGYKFLYCSARAIGMADMTRGYLQWVNDGGIILPRGPLMLSPSSLFSAFHREVIEKKPEIFKIECLTDIKNLFLPNKHPFYAAFGNRTNDVFAYKEVGVPVCRIFTVNPKGELIQEQTKGNKSSYSRLSELVDHVFPLLSKEQSSAFSFPEFSTFCFWRQPIPEIRPEDLLL, via the exons ATGAATTACGTGGGGCAGTTGGCTGGTCAGGTGCTGGTGACCATGAAGGAGCTGTATAAGGGTATTAACCAGGCCACACTCTCCGGCTGCATTGATGTAGTAGTGGTCCGCCAGAAAGATGGAACCTACCAGTGCTCTCCTTTCCATGTGCGCTTTGGCAAACTGGGTGTGCTGCGTTCCAAAGAAAAAGTG ATTGACATAGAGATCAACGGGGAGCCTGTGGATCTCCACATGAAGCTGGGAGATAATGGAGAAGCTTTCTTTGTACAGGAAACCGAGGAGCAGAAT GAGATTGTACCAGCACACCTGGCCACCTCCCCCATTCCCACAGAGAGTCACTTATTTTGGATCGGAGGCGATCATAGGTCAAGTCAAAACCTGGACGATGACCCACTTGATCCAGAGGACCCTCCTGATCGACCAGTTGCCAGCACAGGGGGagccaagaagaagaagaaacggaGAAAGAAGCATAAAGGTGATCCCCGGCGAGAGGAGTTCACCCCCCCTGCCGTTATCAGCTCTACCCCTTCCACAGATGAAATATTTGAGATGGACCTGAGTTCTGATGAAGACGCTATTTCCAACACTAG ATCATCTTCAGTCAGTACAGTTAAAGAAAGTGAACCCAAATTACCAACAATTCGACATTCTTTGGACAGCTACCCTTACTCTGACGGAGACTGGTCTCCATCAGATAG TCATGCTATGTCAGAGGCCTTTTCTCCCAAGAGTGACTCTGAACTGGTTGTTCGGCCCTCAGAGAGCCTTCTCAAAATGGAGTCACACATGCAATGGACATGGGGAGAGTTTCCAGAATCTACAAGG GTTTCTAAAAAAGAAAAGATAGAGCTGCCGAAGACCGTGACCATAACGCCTTCAGAAAACACTCACTTCAGGGTCATCCTCAGCTCAGAGGCCATGGAGACGGATGAAAGAGAACCTACATCAGGCACTCCAAGTTGCACCATAGTCAAGCCTGAACCCCGCACTCCTGTGACCCCTAAAACTCCCACTGAGTCTGAGTTGGAGACGATGCCTTGTGAAGTGCTGACCTCCACTCCTTCAGACATTCTCACTGCTGCTCCCACTTCTCCAGCCGctgtctctgctgctcctttgGGTGGGGACATTGGAGATGTTGGTTCCAAAACTGACTCTCCTTCCAAGAAGAAAG GTGTCCCAAAAAGGAGTCAGCACCAGGGCCCAGAGGACATCTACCTGGACGACCTGAATGTGCTGGAGCCTGATGTTGCTGCTCGCTATTTTCCTAAGag TGATTCAGATGCTGGTTCCAAGCACTGGATGGATTCTGGGATGCACTCTGGCTCTCAGTCACCACAGTCTGTGGGCAGTGCTGCGGCTGACAGTGGCACCGAGTGCCTGTCTGACTCTGCCAGTGATCTCCCTGACGTCACCCTGTCTCTGTGTGGAGGACTCAGCGAGAATGGAGAGATTTCCAAAG AAAAATTTATGGAGCATATCATCACATATAATGAATTTGCAGAAAATCCAGCCATCATAGACAATCAAAATTTAGTTGTTAAAATAGGAAACAG GTATTATAATTGGACACTGGCCGCCCCTTTAATCTTAAGCTTGCAAGCATTTCAGAAGAATTTACCCAAG GCAACTGAGGAAGCTTGGGTGAAAGAGAGGATGCCAAAGAAATCAGGGCGCTGGTGGTTCTGGAGAAAGAGAGCAGACAGCACTATTAAACAG TCAGAAAGCACTGGAAAGCTGGAAGCAAAGCAGTCCCAACTGGAGGAAGGGAGCTCTTCTTTGTCCATGGAAAGTCATGCCCGCAA AGTGGACACCAGGGACTCATCCAGTGATGAGGAAGGGAAGGAGGTGAGCGCTGCTGCATCATCAATGGAGCGCAAGATCCAGTCTGAGCCCCACGGccacacatccacacactcttacCGAAAATCCCTCCGCCTCTCCTCCAGCCAGATT GCTAGTTTGAAGCTGAAGGAAGGACCCAATGATGTGATGTTCAGCATCACAACACAATACCAGGGCACATGCCGCTGTGAAGGCACCATCTACCTGTGGAACTGGGATGACAAAGTCATCATCTCTGACATCGATGGAACCATCACCAA ATCAGATGTGTTCGGCCAGATTTTGCCGCAGTTTGGAAAGGACTGGACCCATCAAGGCATTGCTAAACTGTACCACTCGGTGGCTGA GAATGGATATAAGTTTCTGTATTGCTCAGCAAGGGCAATTGGCATGGCAGATATGACACGAGGGTATCTGCAGTGGGTAAATGACGGAGGTATAATCCTGCCACGTGGACCACTCATGCTCTCTCCCAGCAGCCTTTTCTCAGCATTTCACAG GGAGGTGATTGAAAAGAAGCCAGAAATCTTCAAAATCGAATGCCTTACTGATATCAagaaccttttcctgcccaacaAACATCCTTTTTATGCCGCATTTGGGAACCGAACAAAT GACGTCTTTGCCTATAAGGAGGTTGGAGTGCCAGTTTGCAGAATCTTTACGGTTAACCCCAAAGGAGAGCTCATACAGGAGCAAACCAAGGGCAACAAGTCCTC GTACAGCAGATTGAGTGAGCTGGTGGATCATGTCTTTCCTTTGCTGAGTAAAGAGCAAAGTTCTGCTTTCAGTTTCCCGGAATTCAGTACCTTCTGTTTCTGGCGTCAGCCAATCCCGGAGATCCGTCCAGAGGACCTACTTTTATAG